The following are encoded in a window of Blastocatellia bacterium genomic DNA:
- the nadC gene encoding carboxylating nicotinate-nucleotide diphosphorylase: MLKLTPSDLFKLASDFLAEDVGRGDITTQCTLPTAMMARGRFLAKQDMVLAGLEIADAVFAVLEAPVEIEAFAADGERVKAGDVFARVRGPADVLLMGERTALNLLQRLSGIATLTRAFVEAVAGTKAKIVDTRKTTPGLRMLEKYAVLMGGGYNHRFGLDDGVLIKDNHLALAGSIKEVIERARRSVGHLHKIEIEVRTLDQLRDALAARADVIMLDNMTPEMTEEAVRIARATAPEVLLEASGSITLETVRRYAEAGVDLISVGALTHSAPAVDISLKISPA; the protein is encoded by the coding sequence ATGCTCAAACTGACCCCCTCGGACTTATTCAAACTGGCCAGTGATTTCCTCGCGGAAGATGTCGGGCGAGGCGACATCACCACGCAATGTACGCTTCCCACAGCCATGATGGCGCGCGGGCGATTTTTGGCCAAGCAGGACATGGTACTCGCCGGTTTGGAAATCGCCGATGCCGTCTTTGCTGTGCTGGAAGCGCCGGTGGAAATCGAAGCATTTGCCGCCGATGGCGAGCGCGTCAAAGCGGGCGATGTGTTCGCCCGCGTCAGAGGCCCGGCTGATGTCCTGCTGATGGGCGAACGAACGGCGCTTAATCTGTTACAGCGGCTCTCCGGGATTGCCACCTTGACGCGCGCGTTTGTGGAAGCAGTGGCCGGAACCAAAGCGAAGATCGTGGATACACGCAAGACTACACCGGGGCTGCGCATGCTGGAAAAATACGCCGTCCTGATGGGGGGCGGCTATAATCACCGGTTTGGATTGGACGACGGCGTGCTCATCAAGGACAATCATCTGGCCTTGGCCGGCAGCATCAAGGAGGTCATCGAGCGCGCCCGTCGCTCGGTCGGACATTTGCACAAGATCGAAATCGAGGTGCGCACGCTCGACCAATTGCGCGACGCGCTGGCCGCCCGCGCTGATGTCATCATGCTGGACAATATGACGCCGGAAATGACCGAAGAGGCCGTTCGTATTGCTCGAGCCACGGCGCCTGAGGTCTTGCTGGAAGCCTCCGGCTCAATAACGCTGGAAACGGTGCGCCGGTATGCCGAAGCTGGCGTGGACTTGATTTCGGTCGGCGCCTTGACGCATTCAGCGCCGGCGGTGGACATCAGCTTGAAAATTTCCCCTGCCTGA